In the genome of Dichotomicrobium thermohalophilum, one region contains:
- a CDS encoding argininosuccinate synthase translates to MSDADAPIRKVVLAYSGGLDTSIILKWLKVTYGCEVVTFTADLGQGEELEPARRKAEMLGIREIYVEDLREEFVRDYVFPMMRANAVYEGVYLLGTSIARPLIAKRQIEIARETGADAVCHGATGKGNDQVRFELGYYALAPDIKVIAPWREWELGSREALIDFAEKHQIPVPKDKRGEAPFSCDANLLHTSSEGKLLEDPDEEAPEYVYQRTVAPEDAPDKPTYVEIGFERGDAVSIDGEPLSPATLLARLNELGHDNGIGRLDLVENRFVGMKSRGIYETPGGTILLAAHRGMESITLDGGAAHLKDELMPRYAELIYNGLWFSPEREMLQAAIDQSQAHVSGTVRLKLYKGSVSIVGRRSPQSLYSQDLVTFEEGSGYDQKDAEGFIKLNALRLRLVAARRERQS, encoded by the coding sequence ATGAGCGACGCCGACGCCCCCATCCGCAAGGTCGTGCTGGCCTATTCCGGCGGCCTGGACACCTCCATAATTCTCAAGTGGTTAAAGGTCACTTACGGGTGTGAGGTGGTGACCTTCACCGCCGATCTCGGCCAGGGCGAGGAACTTGAGCCGGCCCGGCGCAAGGCAGAGATGCTGGGCATCCGCGAGATCTATGTGGAGGACCTGCGCGAGGAATTCGTGCGTGATTACGTCTTCCCGATGATGCGCGCGAACGCGGTCTACGAGGGCGTCTACCTGCTCGGCACATCGATCGCGCGGCCGCTGATTGCCAAGCGCCAGATCGAGATCGCGCGCGAGACCGGCGCGGACGCGGTCTGTCACGGTGCGACTGGCAAGGGCAACGATCAGGTGCGTTTCGAGCTGGGTTATTACGCGCTTGCCCCCGACATCAAGGTGATCGCCCCTTGGCGCGAGTGGGAGCTTGGAAGCCGCGAGGCGCTGATCGACTTCGCCGAGAAGCACCAGATCCCGGTGCCGAAGGACAAGCGCGGGGAAGCGCCGTTTTCCTGCGACGCGAACCTGCTGCACACCTCGTCGGAGGGCAAGCTGCTGGAAGACCCGGACGAGGAAGCGCCGGAATACGTGTATCAGCGCACGGTCGCCCCGGAGGATGCGCCGGACAAGCCCACCTATGTCGAGATCGGCTTCGAGCGCGGCGATGCCGTGTCGATCGACGGCGAGCCGCTTAGCCCGGCGACCCTGCTGGCGCGGCTCAACGAACTGGGCCACGACAACGGTATCGGTCGGCTTGATCTCGTCGAGAACCGCTTCGTCGGCATGAAGTCGCGCGGCATCTACGAGACGCCCGGCGGCACGATCCTACTGGCGGCGCATCGCGGCATGGAAAGCATCACGCTCGACGGCGGCGCGGCGCATCTGAAGGACGAGTTGATGCCGCGCTATGCCGAACTGATCTATAACGGTCTGTGGTTCTCGCCCGAACGCGAGATGCTGCAGGCGGCGATCGACCAGAGCCAGGCGCATGTCTCGGGGACCGTTCGCCTCAAGCTGTACAAGGGCAGCGTCAGCATCGTTGGCCGTCGCTCGCCGCAATCGCTCTATTCGCAGGACCTTGTCACCTTCGAGGAAGGCTCCGGCTACGACCAGAAAGACGCCGAAGGCTTCATCAAGCTGAACGCGCTGCGCCTGCGCCTCGTCGCCGCGCGGCGGGAGCGCCAGTCGTGA
- a CDS encoding DUF1737 domain-containing protein: MKAYRLLTGKDNSGFCHRVTEALNNGWELYGGPSVTFDPVRGHVVCAQAIVKDAPERVYAPNIKLGDL, translated from the coding sequence GTGAAGGCGTACCGCCTGCTGACCGGCAAGGACAACAGCGGCTTCTGCCACCGGGTGACGGAGGCTCTCAACAACGGCTGGGAACTCTACGGCGGGCCGAGTGTGACATTCGATCCGGTGCGCGGGCATGTCGTCTGCGCGCAGGCCATCGTCAAGGATGCGCCTGAGCGCGTTTACGCGCCGAACATCAAGCTCGGCGACCTCTAA
- a CDS encoding GNAT family N-acetyltransferase — translation MTSALIDIRHATAEDAPALAAVREEAWRATYQGLIPHITLQQMIASHTPGWWEKLLRMGASVLLLDFDGQTQGYATYGRSRHGPAGYEGEIYELYLMPVYQGAGLGRQLFEAARRELGRRNLQGLVVWSLRDNEQACAFYEALGGQPGGTAIERLGGERLERIAYLWP, via the coding sequence ATGACGAGCGCGCTGATCGACATCCGCCACGCGACCGCGGAGGACGCCCCTGCCCTGGCGGCCGTGCGTGAGGAAGCGTGGCGTGCGACCTATCAGGGGCTGATCCCGCATATCACGCTGCAGCAGATGATCGCCTCGCACACGCCGGGCTGGTGGGAGAAGCTGCTGCGCATGGGCGCTTCGGTCCTGCTGCTCGACTTCGACGGGCAGACGCAGGGCTACGCCACCTATGGCCGCTCGCGTCATGGCCCGGCCGGCTATGAAGGCGAAATCTATGAGCTCTACCTGATGCCGGTGTATCAGGGTGCGGGGCTGGGCCGGCAGTTGTTCGAGGCGGCGCGGCGCGAGCTGGGCCGGCGCAACCTGCAGGGGCTCGTCGTCTGGTCCCTGCGCGACAACGAACAGGCCTGTGCGTTCTATGAGGCGCTCGGCGGACAGCCCGGCGGCACGGCGATCGAGCGGCTCGGCGGCGAACGGCTGGAGCGGATCGCCTATCTGTGGCCCTGA